The proteins below are encoded in one region of Solenopsis invicta isolate M01_SB chromosome 8, UNIL_Sinv_3.0, whole genome shotgun sequence:
- the LOC120358588 gene encoding extensin-like — translation MTTRKSTATVTTTTASVTTACIAIAAPPPPPSSSPPPPLPPPSSSPPLLPSAERSLPKYILSNEYPMSGQRMPTPCLMGYSQNMRHRAPRSRAPPPPVITHKLMKNMFRRALQQAKKEGYIGGAGYGGGSVDAPPIKNHPPFTEASNPPPPTQVYYPPPPPPSTQVYYPPTPTQAYYPPPPPTQTYYPPPPTQAYHPPPPTQAYYPPPPTQAYYPPPPTQAYNPPPPTQVYNPPPPTQVYNPPPPTQAYNPPPPTQVYNPPPSTLAYTPPLPTQTYNPPPPTQAYNPPPPTQAYNPPPPTQMYNPPPSTLGYTPPLPTQTYNPPLPTQAYTPPPPTQAYNPPPPTQVYNPPPPTQT, via the exons ATGACGACGAGGAAAT CCACCGCCACCGTCACCACCACTACCGCCTCCGTCACTACCGCCTGCATCGCCATCGCCGCCCCGCCGCCGCCCCCGTCAtcatcgccgccaccgccgctgccgccgccgtcatCATCGCCACCGCTGCTACCATCGGCGGAACGTAGTCttccaaaatatattttgtcaaaCGAGTATCCCATGAGCGGCCAGCGTATGCCGACGCCGTGTCTCATGGGATACTCGCAAAATATGAGACACCGGGCGCCGCGATCACGAGCACCGCCACCGCCAGTAATAACGCACAAG CTAATGAAGAACATGTTTCGGCGCGCGTTGCAACAGGCGAAAAAAGAAG GATATATTGGTGGTGCAGGATATGGTGGAGGATCTGTAGACGCGCCACCAATAAAAAATCATCCGCCTTTTACTGAGGCGTCCAATCCGCCGCCGCCCACCCAGGTGTactatccgccgccgccgccgccgtccaCCCAGGTGTACTATCCGCCGACGCCGACTCAGGCGTactatccgccgccgccgccgactcagACGTActatccgccgccgccgactcagGCGTAccatccgccgccgccgactcaggcgtactatccgccgccgccgactcaggcgtactatccgccgccgccgactcagGCGTACAACCCGCCGCCGCCGACCCAGGTGTACAACCCGCCGCCGCCGACCCAGGTGTACAACCCGCCGCCTCCGACCCAGGCGTACAACCCGCCACCGCCGACCCAGGTGTATAACCCGCCGCCGTCGACCCTGGCGTACACCCCTCCTCTGCCGACGCAAACGTACAATCCGCCGCCGCCAACCCAGGCGTACAATCCGCCGCCTCCGACCCAGGCGTACAACCCGCCACCGCCGACCCAGATGTATAACCCGCCGCCGTCGACCCTAGGGTACACCCCTCCTCTGCCGACCCAGACGTACAATCCGCCGCTGCCGACCCAGGCGTACACCCCTCCTCCGCCGACCCAGGCGTAcaatccgccgccgccgactcagGTGTACAACCCGCCGCCGCCGACCCAgacataa